TTTATCTTATTCCTActtaattacactttttttaatatttaaaacagtaattattaataaagcgagtgaaaaaattaactgaACAAAATCAGTgacaaaaacttttaacagttttgatatatacaaatattgatGAATACCGACGCAGACCGCTGACTGACGCTAAATTTTACGAGAAACTCTTTAGGTGCCTTTTCACGCTGACGCTCGACGCTCATTTTTAGCGTCCAAATATGTCACGTGAACAAAGTTGACGCTGGATGTGAGAAATGCATGAAAAGAGTATCTCGTAAAATTTAGCGTCAGTCAGCGGTCTGCGTCGGTATTCATcgatatttgtatatatcaaAACTGCTAAAAGTTTTTGTCACTGATTTTGTtcagttaattttttcacttgctttattaataattactgttttaaatattaaaaaaagtgtaattaagTAGGAATAAGATAAAAACCTTTGGTTACCAgttctacttattttatcaaaaatgttaaaaaaatgtttattaataattttttttattatatgtaatattttttattatatgtttacaaacataaaatatttacttcatatcatattatttattttgataagtatacaaaatgtatatcttttcaattaaacaaagtttcatattattgcaaaCTTTGATAAGTAGAGTAGGAAAAACGATATTAGAATAGTTGTTTAgtattagaaaatttctaaaatgtaatacttaagaatagcatttttcaaagttagaaaattaattgtatagaataaaaatgcacagcatatttgtatatattatatttcaagcttttatttataataaaataactttttattgaattaaatttacataacattgatattaaatttacataattaaacatatataatataaagataattataaaaatatattttgcaaataaatacaatactgCTGATTCTTCCAAACctcaaaaagtattatttttaattcattacttattcattctttttattttctttatatatatgtagtattggataataaattcaattattactttttattacttaaataacatccatttttattgacaAGGTTGAAAGACCACATGAGACATATGCAAATCCAATAGCGAATAGCACGCACAGACAGATCATCGCACAGATCGCACGACTTGACGCTAAAGCTAAAAAAATCcagcttttttttcttgacgCTAGCGTCAACTCGAAGTCACGTGACTATGGGCAACGCTGAAACGAGCGTCCCATGAATTTGCACCTTTTTCATGCATTTCTCACATCCAGCGTCAACTTTGTTCACGTGACATATTTGGATGCTAAAAATGAGCGTCGAGCGTCAGCGTGAAAAGGCACCTTTACTTTTCGTTGCCGTGCAGTAGTAGTAGATGTGTTGTGGCACCGAAGGGTCACCCCTCTAatggccggtttatgcttcggtcttaatcttaatattaatggccggagcacagacttttgcataaagcataacgcataagcataaggaaattgattggtccatttctttatgtatttgcttatgcttatatatagaccaatcaatttccttatgcttatgcgttatgctttatgcaaaagtctgtgctccggccaatagtcttaatcttaatcttggaaagatcccatcttttaactttagtccctaatgtcctaaggccgggccaatgaggtaagtctgacgtccgacgcagcacgaaaccgtgcgaaataatggttttcgattcttgtatatttaaaaaattgttcctgatcgtattcaatattcagcatatctttcattaaagaaaagaaatgaccaGTTTCGTGTCTTTTTCAATTCAGTGGCCAAACAGCGTATCTCcgtggttttcttttattttttttttaatttcttaataatacacatgctgcatagacacttgataacaaaagtgccattccaaacattaaagttttttgccgctgacgatttattttaacattcactataatttgcagcaccgggatctattacaatttgtggttaggttaggttaggttttgttacatttgcacatgcgtagtccgaatttccagggaagcataaacgagtccttaagattaagttaagactaaaggccggagcacagacttttacataaagcataacgcataagcataaggaaattgattggtctatatataagcataagcaaatgcataaggaaacggaccaatcaatttccttatgcttatgcgttatgctttatgcaaaagtctgtgctcccgcCTTAAGACaaaagccgagagcacaagcttttacataaagcataacgcataagcataaggaaattgattggtctatatataagcataagcaaatgcataaggaaatggaccaatcaatttccttatgcttatgcgttatgctttatgcaaaagtctgtgctccggccataagattaagattaagaccgaagcataaaccagccataaaccagccataaagccttgtgtccacgatactagaactcggtccgagatctcggactgagggaaagttactagaactcggatcatgtacacactgatagcgttttcgattatacaggatttgaacgacccagggttggttaatgacgtcattgcaacctctccaccaatgaaagacttgcatttatagtaaaatagtgattgatcaaccctgggtcgttcaaatcctgtataatcgaaaacgctatgaatttggatgcaaaacttGAATAACAagctcaaacgaaaaaatgcgttgcgtcccatttttcggtacgagttattgcgagttattagattttactagtttcttttactatctgtcaagacaaaatataagatacttatagggtgtttacgataattcaagttcgagttagtttcactaggaccgacaatgagatatacataaccatctagaacctttatgattcatgacaactcaacgctgtcttgtattgcttgagttaaattcattgaatttgttgagtttatagagcaaattttattgtaataaaaaaatgttaactgcaaatcagtctatgaaagaaacaaataatgttggtatgtatgttggtatacctctttaatagatataattatatatatatgtatataattatatttattaaactcaacaaattcaatgaatttaactcaagcaatacaagacagcgtcgagttgtcatgaatcataaaggttctagatggttatgtatatctcattgtcggttctagtgaaactaactcgaacttgaattatcgtaaacacccactgtgaacaatataaataatattttagtaagtaattatagaattgaaaaaataagagaaatataattcttaaataaaataaattaataagattaataattaagaagatttacataagtagttattattagttttaatgcagattaaattagacattaaaaatatattataacctatatatatacatattatttttcaagaaaagtataataatatataaaattgattttcagaaaaaacttttttataataaaaaatggataataaggaaaatgttaaaattttattaatgttatatcaacaacattcttgtttatatgttacaaaaagtgttgattatcataatcgtatgaaacgagatcaagctttacagataatctgtaatcagtacaaagaattaacagaacaaccactaacaactaaaattgcaaaaaaaaaattaataatttaagatcacaatatctggaccatctaaataaaataaaacactcgAAATCAAGCAgtgcatcacttgatgatatctataaaccaacttggcaatataacatagatcagaaaatcatcgtaaagaatcgtaactcgattacaacgctaactatattcagccaagtataaatattattgttcgaggactcggaccgagatctcggattgagttctagcatcgtggacacaaggctttacACCGTGTTTAGAGCATACATTTTAGGCCGGGTCTACAATAGATGTAGTAAACtttaagaaattgaccaattaCAGTCGATTATTCTTCTAAGATTTGTCTATGAGTGGTTAATTTCTTACGGCTTAAAGCTTACACCTATTGTAGACTCGGCCTTACAGTCAAGCCACGCGCGTCAAGAAACGCGCGCTTATTtgtcaattctttttaattaatttctccataattattgcgaaaattgcaaaacggtaaactTTTCAGTTCGGTTTACTGTGCTCTATCCGCTCACGAGCGTTATCATGGCTATTCTGAGACACCTTCTTTGTGTTTACTTTTGTATGATTGtttctttacataataatttcattattttcaaagtatctttatttgtatattaatatactattaaaacttttaacttgTTATTCAGATGAGAATAATATACACGAACAGATGGAAATAACTGCTTTGCCATCGCATCAGGAAAGTAAacttggaaaaatattaatatgtttctccatttatacaaatacaaaaatactatTAAGCACGAAAGTAGAAGATGATTCAATATCTATTATTCACGGTTTAAGATTGATTTCCACGATTTGGATTATCAACATTCACACATATTTTTACTCAATTGACTATATTGgcaagtaatttaaaaaaattgtattgtttgtattatattttacgattaatatttttcatgcataACAGAAATCATTTTGTACATATAGATAATAGAACATGGGGTATAAGATTCGGCACCGGTTTTCTCATTCAAATAATCACTAATGGGAATACAGTGGTTGAgacgtttctttttctaaGCGGATTTTTATTGACCTACTCATATCTAAAGCATGcaaaagatcaagagaaaaCTATGCCGATTAACTACAGAGCGAAACTAAAtgagttctttttttatataataaaaagatttatacgGTATGTTCTTCATTATCTTGTTTTAATGGACAATAACaaaacaattcaaaaaatataataaaataaataatatagtaataaagaaaacaaaagaatataaagtaagaacaatttaaaaatcaaagttaAGGAATGAAACAagtaataataacttttacaaaaatttattggtAAACTTTTAAGGCTAACACCGGCTTATATGATGATGATTGGAATAACGCAATTGAATTGGTCTTGGTACGACAAAACATCACAATTTTACATGAGTGACAAACTGCACGAACTTTGCGCGAAATATTGGTGGAGAAatcttttgtatattaataatctattcGATTTTAACACAAtggtataaatatatgtttatttaaaatgttcatttaatatcatgcttatgtaaaagcttatttattcttcagaccttatttttttgcagtgTATGTCTTGGACTTGGTATCTTGCCATTGATATGCAATTCTATATAATCGGTGTTAtcctattaattttatctactaTGTAAGTTGACTGTATATTGACGTATATATTGACGGTATCATACAATTAGTTTCTTTAGTGCACATATTTGAATAAGTAAATTTCAGATACTTTTACACAGCTGTCGTCATCTTGAGCATTCTTTTAATCGGCACAATTGTGTTGTCTGGCTATATTTCATATACCTACGAATATGTTCCGACGTAAGTTatagaaagattttattaatcataaaacttattattaaataaatgttttttctcGTTGTTACAGATTTGAGGAAATGCTCAGACTTgcaaatgttttatatgtGCCATCATGGGTCAGAATAAGTTCATATCTTGTTGGAATAATTATGGGTTACATTTTAGTAAagctaaaagaaaaattgatctTAAATAGggtaaaatgttatttgtatttggatataaatattttgagagGACTtcaactgcctacattcccatttgccaaTAGCTTCGTTTGCCTACAACATTTTCCCGACAGCTtcgattgcctacaagcattattgcgcacatgtaaatattaaaaatacaaacatacGTTTGCACacgagaaattattattgcgcacatacacattgcacacataaaataagaaaatcgtATTAACACTTTGCACACaggatattattgcgcacatacaaattgcacacatgactTTATGATATAAACCTTGTCTTGCATCTGAAGCACAGGGTGATGTGAACTGGACCTCGCTTTGCGCGAAAAGTTGCAAACCCACGTGgaatcatataattataaacctTTGAGTACTGTGTATCTGTTGATTTTTTTGTGTGCAATAATaccatgtgtgcaatgtgtatatgcgcaataatgtaatgtgtgcaatgtgtatgtgcgcaataatgtcatgtgtgcaaacgtacgtgtgtatttttaatttttgcatgtgcacaataatgcttgtaggcaatcgctcTGTAGGTAATTAGGAATGTCGGCAATCGAAGCTGTTGACAAAATGCCGTAGGCAAATGAAGCTAttggcaaatgggaatgtaggcagttgGGACCCTCccaaatattttgtgaaaaatgcgcaattattaaaataattattataatatgtaaataaattattaaataattatttataaattaataatttaaggaaaaaaattgtttagtttatttaagtatattgCTTTCATTACTATTGTCATTAATTTCagcaaattgtaattttatgttgGTGCCTTGGAAGTGCTTGTAACATTTCTGTGTTGTTCGGCCTTTACAAGCGACATATATCAGTACTATCTACTGCTATCTATATTGCATTAAGCAAAACTGCTTGGGCCATTGGTATAGGATGGATTGTAATAGCATGCTCCACTAAAAACGGAGGtttgttattttacttataaataaatattattatcaaatctgtgtataaatgtaacaaataaaattgttgcaatgtattattcataatttgtattttgcttaattttatttttaatcaattttttaactacATATTGTTATAATGAGTAGaataatgtaaag
This window of the Linepithema humile isolate Giens D197 chromosome 1, Lhum_UNIL_v1.0, whole genome shotgun sequence genome carries:
- the LOC105667430 gene encoding nose resistant to fluoxetine protein 6-like, with the protein product MLHRNIAFILCICVNFSVLMCVSTQIHEFNENNGSNYTLPAYTIASRADLLNSTCGKELHDFRDAVDQRILWSLRMLDSSGEPKSGFLYGNNYWLGSRSQCYDTMNRYSWELSKQYLLNNSLYRDPQKEYPPFKINYFVAHFKHNSTLQYHVNLPNEDLIVLGLCLPASCSTNDLSFILERIFQDRLLLISNLYSMDFRLIEVKDLKDDQFSGAISLTSVILMLTICVMIIRTIYDVFVHQKHLNVKSKTHENNIHEQMEITALPSHQESKLGKILICFSIYTNTKILLSTKVEDDSISIIHGLRLISTIWIINIHTYFYSIDYIDNRTWGIRFGTGFLIQIITNGNTVVETFLFLSGFLLTYSYLKHAKDQEKTMPINYRAKLNEFFFYIIKRFIRLTPAYMMMIGITQLNWSWYDKTSQFYMSDKLHELCAKYWWRNLLYINNLFDFNTMCMSWTWYLAIDMQFYIIGVILLILSTIYFYTAVVILSILLIGTIVLSGYISYTYEYVPTFEEMLRLANVLYVPSWVRISSYLVGIIMGYILVKLKEKLILNRQIVILCWCLGSACNISVLFGLYKRHISVLSTAIYIALSKTAWAIGIGWIVIACSTKNGGIIEKILSFKGFIPLSRLTYCAYLIHPFIIQSINLYGETTSHIELLFLVNMFLGYVVISFGCSYILTLMAEMPYISLMQMYTQSRGGRK